CCTTTGGATTGGATTCATTATCTGGACTTTATGTTCAtaccaaaacatttttgattctgCTCAATTTGGCCTTAATGTCCTTAATGTTGCTTTGGGGACATATGTGTAGTGATGTACAATGTTAATATTTCAAGAAAACATTCTCAAACAAATATCAGAAATAGTATGTGCAATTTACTCTGTGTCCATCCATAAATAGATGCAAACAACGTTTGCTGGTTAGTAGGCTACCTGGAAATAAAGGTTAGAGTTGTCAGAATACATGTGATTAAAAGCAATGGATAAAATACACTTGCATTCACGATACTCAATAATAGCAGCATTCATATCAAACACAGAACTAAAATAACATGTTTTGCATCATGATTAATTTCCAAACAACTTCATTGCTGCTTTCAGGTCATTTGTTAGGTTTAAATAAAATTTTGGCTGCAAGCATGATTTCAAATGATACTCATTTTTCACTGTTTTCTACATTGGCTTAGAAAAGTGCTTGAGCACCAAATGTTTGGGGTTTTGTATCATCGAGCGTGTATGTAATAATACATCCAAGTAGGAGATTTAATTCATCTTCTGCTCTCCTGGCttgatattttgaaattttgttttgaataaCACTGACTACATGCACTGACTGGTGATTAGTCTTACTTTCAATCAAATTGTACTTTTGTTTAGTGCTTCCGGGGCTATAATCAATCAGTAAGACCATAACATCATTAACAAAATGAGTGTGCAAATTGTACGTTAATTAAAGCATTAGTTAAATTAAGATGTTCAGCTCAGCGCAGATCTGTATTGTGCTGTTCATCCTGAGGTGAAAGTCATGCTATCCAGTAAAATAAACGACAATACCTggattattttcaattttttatttttcaattatttcAACAAACCTCATGGGCTCTTTTTTTTAGCACATGAAAGTAAACCCAAGCTTAAGAATGTTCCACTGAAGACAGCAATGAAGGTCATTAAGGACAGTCAAGAACGAAGCTGATTTGCTCACTATTGACCCGTTTGCTGACCCGCCTAATTGCTTCAGGCATTGAACGACTCAACCCAAGGCTCTTATTTGTCTTGTCTGTCCCTCAAAGCCCAAAGGAGTTTTACATGAGCTTGTCAGTCTTCTATGGTTTGGTGGATTAAAATTTTGGTAACAAGTGAAGCGTGCACATCCAGCTTGCTAAAATTTGTCTCAGCTGTATTGAATTAcagcaaataaataattgaaaatatGTGGGGGATGTCTACTTTTTTCCCCAACACATCAGTTTCTTtgagatatttttattttgtgttttaagTTTATACTATAAAATCTTGTGCAATACAGATTGCTTCAATTTATAGCTGTGATGTTTCCGAAAACAAAATCCACCTATTGCTGAACCGAGCCTGAATTCTACCAATTCATAAATATTGCAAAATAGTAAATTACTGTATACTGTATTAATATTATGTCATGATGTGCTTTAGGAAAAGCAAGGGCAGATTCAGAAGTTCATCTAGAAAGTTTATTTACCTctctggttgaaaaatgtacctaGTAAAAGTTTGTTGACCGTTGTTCTAGTTTTGCTGTCATTATGTTTatcacttgcttctagaagcatACGGTAATAAACATGTGTCACTTTTTAATTTCTTACCTTTAATTACAGGTGGTTGTTTAATATTAAGCACCAAAGGTAGCGTTTCACACTCCTGAATCATGTCCAAGCAGCGCAAATTCAGTCAAAGCAGGTTCAGCTCAACAATTTCAGTTCCTGCTTGGTGATAGTTTTATAATAAGTGTGAATATTTGTGCTATAATTAACTAGTGAACATTCTAGGATAGCTTATTGATCATTTGACTCGGGGGTGTTGGAGTAAGAGGAGACACAAAACATGCAGTCTATGGCTCTCCCAGAACCAGacagaatttatttatttatttatttattcatttatttatttattaaactaGTAGACTTCATAAACTCTCCTCATAAAATGAATTTCTGAGTGGAAAAACGTTTTCTTACCATTTTTTTACAGTATGCAGTCAAGTGCAAGTTGATTTGCTCAGCACATTGAATGGGAATTTATGGCACCACGCTACTAATTGCTTTTCattcttttattcattttttgtaAATGATTACAATTGTCAGAtaagaacaacaacaagaatGATGCTGTTTGCCTGTGTGCGTATATAATTAAAATGTGTCAATGTGAGGACTGTGATGGGCCGATATCACCCTTTTACTGTATGTGCTGAGGGATCACCTTCCAGCTAAGTACACTTCCATGTGTATTATACAAACCGCAGTAATATTCAGTTGAATAATTATTAAGATTATATTTAAGTGCATttatgtttgtatgtatgtacgtattatTCATTATCCTTTGAACTTTGTATGTCAACATAATTCTGTCCGAATAAAATTCAACCTTAAATTCAAAATGTTTACTGAATGTGAAACACTTACATGCTACACACTATCAACTCATGCTGGACATCCAACATGAAGACAACCACAATGCATAACGTACAGTTAATGAGGGCACAGTAGGCCTACAACAGAATAGAACAATAGAACAGTTTTGAAAATGTGCACATTCCTGCAGACATAACTTTCATATTGCAAATGATTCAAATGCACTTGAGCAGGTAGGAATTGCAATTGGCTCCTCTGCCGCAGTCGCAGAGCTTTCCGATTCGTGGCCCGAACTTCATGGCACAACGGTCGCCCATCCCACACTAAGGGTATAACACAGATAACAataaaacacacgcacgcacacacgcatatgTCAAATCAACTACAAATTTTCAATCTGTTCACTTTCACAGGTTTCATTGGATTGCTTCTATGACCAACAAGAATTGGTCAGTGAAATAAGTGAAATAAACAATTCTTGATCTGCTTGATTTGAAATTcagttttgtttgtatttgtttcaAGAGAACTGaaagagaactttttttttccttccatctTAGCAAATTTGGTGTGAAAAGCAATCTAACTTGCTCTGTAATTACTACGCTCAGACAGTCTGTTTACTTTATCTTTTAATTAGGCTGGCAACTCACAGCTTTAATTAGCAACAGTGAAGGAAACACATCACACTAAATGAGCATTGACTGGTGGCTGCATCGACCTTTTATTACAGAAAACAAAGTGGATTTGTATCATGGGCTCATTTGCATATATTTGTCAATACATTGCCTTACCAGCGGTATACTGCCTCTCTTTTCTGTGGAAATCCGATTATGCATCCTGCCCAGCAAAACATCCAGTGCTTCGACCTGTTCAGCAAGATCAccagaacagaacagaacagaacagaacagaacagaacagaacagaacagaacagaacagaacagaacagaacagaacagaacagaacagaacagaacagaacagaaatgatcatTGGGTGACTATATGTGGAAGATGGGTCAAAATAAAGTTGTCTGTATGGTCATACTGACACCTCTTAACCttttcctcacgagggtcgcgggcaTACATAGGAAAATTAATCATAGCATGGCAAGTTGTAGGGATTTCTTTATGACAAAGAACAATTATTGTAAAAACTTGTGTTCGAAATGGTGACGAAGAAAAATGAGTGATTcctgatttgtattttttttatataaattatTGTCATCATTGAAATCTATTTACAGTGCAAGCATAAATTTTGAGCACAGGATATTCGTGCAGTGTGAAA
This genomic window from Syngnathus scovelli strain Florida chromosome 4, RoL_Ssco_1.2, whole genome shotgun sequence contains:
- the cartl gene encoding cocaine- and amphetamine-regulated transcript-like — protein: MESSAVLRALLVVSLLVLLCHGQTSQEVSVEDMEGDRGEPGADRDLVEALDVLLGRMHNRISTEKRGSIPLCGMGDRCAMKFGPRIGKLCDCGRGANCNSYLLKCI